A genome region from Macaca nemestrina isolate mMacNem1 chromosome 15, mMacNem.hap1, whole genome shotgun sequence includes the following:
- the LOC105470495 gene encoding neuronal acetylcholine receptor subunit alpha-4 isoform X2 has translation MMTTNVWVKQEWHDYKLRWDPADYENVTSIRIPSELIWRPDIVLYNNADGDFAVTHLTKAHLFHDGRVQWTPPAIYKSSCSIDVTFFPFDQQNCTMKFGSWTYDKAKIDLVNMHSRVDQLDFWESGEWVIVDAVGTYNTRKYECCAEIYPDITYAFVIRRLPLFYTINLIIPCLLISCLTVLVFYLPSECGEKITLCISVLLSLTVFLLLITEIIPSTSLVIPLIGEYLLFTMIFVTLSIVITVFVLNVHHRSPRTHTMPAWVRRVFLDIVPRLLLMKRPSVVKDNCRRLIESMHKMASAPRFWPEPEGEPAATSGTQSRHPPSPSCVPLDVPAESGPACKSPSDQLPPLQPPEAEKASPHPSPGPYRPPHSTQAPALAKARSLSVQHMSSPGEAVEGGVRCRSRSIQYCVPRDNAAPEADVQAAGALASRKTHSAELPPPDQPSPRKCTCGKEPPSVSPSATLKARSTKAPPRHLPLSPALTRAVEGVQYIADHLKAEDADFSVKEDWKYVAMVIDRIFLWMFIIVCLLGTVGLFLPPWLAGMI, from the exons ATGATGACCACGAACGTATGGGTGAAGCAG GAGTGGCATGACTACAAGCTGCGCTGGGACCCAGCTGACTACGAGAACGTCACCTCCATCCGCATCCCCTCCGAGCTCATCTGGCGGCCGGACATCGTCCTCTACAACAA TGCTGATGGGGACTTCGCAGTCACCCACCTGACCAAGGCCCACCTGTTCCATGACGGGCGGGTGCAGTGGACGCCCCCGGCCATCTACAAGAGCTCCTGCAGCATCGATGTCACCTTCTTCCCCTTCGACCAGCAGAACTGCACCATGAAATTCGGCTCCTGGACCTACGACAAGGCCAAGATTGACCTGGTGAACATGCACAGCCGCGTGGACCAGCTGGACTTCTGGGAGAGTGGTGAGTGGGTCATCGTGGACGCCGTGGGCACCTACAACACCAGGAAGTACGAGTGCTGTGCTGAGATCTACCCAGACATCACCTACGCCTTCGTCATCCGGCGGCTGCCGCTCTTCTACACCATCAACCTCATCATTCCCTGCCTGCTCATCTCCTGCCTCACCGTGCTGGTCTTCTACCTGCCCTCCGAGTGTGGCGAGAAGATCACGCTGTGCATCTCCGTGCTGCTGTCGCTCACCGTCTTCCTGCTGCTCATCACCGAGATCATCCCGTCCACCTCACTGGTCATCCCGCTCATCGGCGAGTACCTGCTGTTCACCATGATCTTCGTCACCCTGTCCATCGTCATCACGGTCTTTGTGCTCAACGTACACCACCGCTCGCCGCGCACGCACACCATGCCCGCCTGGGTACGCAGGGTCTTCCTGGACATCGTGCCGCGCCTGCTCCTCATGAAGCGGCCGTCCGTGGTCAAGGACAATTGCCGGCGACTCATTGAGTCCATGCACAAGATGGCCAGTGCCCCGCGCTTCTGGCCCGAGCCGGAGGGGGAGCCCGCCGCCACAAGCGGCACCCAGAGCCGGCACCCGCCCTCGCCGTCCTGTGTCCCCCTGGATGTGCCGGCTGAGTCTGGGCCTGCCTGCAAGTCGCCCTCCGACCAGCTCCCCCCTCTGCAGCCCCCGGAAGCTGAGAAAGCCAGTCCCCACCCCTCGCCTGGACCCTACCGCCCACCCCACAGCACCCAGGCACCAGCGCTGGCCAAAGCCAGGTCCCTCAGCGTCCAGCACATGTCCAGCCCTGGAGAAGCGGTGGAAGGTGGTGTCCGGTGCCGGTCTCGGAGCATCCAGTACTGTGTTCCCCGAGACAATGCCGCCCCCGAGGCGGACGTCCAGGCTGCCGGCGCCCTGGCCTCTCGCAAGACCCACTCGGCTGAGCTCCCGCCCCCAGACCAGCCCTCTCCGCGCAAATGCACCTGCGGGAAGGAGCCCCCTTCCGTGTCCCCGAGCGCCACACTCAAGGCCCGCAGCACCAAAGCACCGCCCCGGCACCTGCCCCTGTCGCCGGCCCTGACCCGGGCGGTGGAGGGTGTCCAGTACATCGCGGACCACCTGAAGGCGGAAGACGCAGACTTCTCG GTGAAGGAGGACTGGAAGTACGTGGCCATGGTCATCGACCGCATCTTCCTCTGGATGTTCATCATCGTTTGCCTGCTGGGGACCGTGGGCCTCTTCCTGCCGCCCTGGCTGGCTGGCATGATCTAG
- the LOC105470495 gene encoding neuronal acetylcholine receptor subunit alpha-4 isoform X3, which translates to MLCVPGGVAGRLAPSLCHSRNCTMKFGSWTYDKAKIDLVNMHSRVDQLDFWESGEWVIVDAVGTYNTRKYECCAEIYPDITYAFVIRRLPLFYTINLIIPCLLISCLTVLVFYLPSECGEKITLCISVLLSLTVFLLLITEIIPSTSLVIPLIGEYLLFTMIFVTLSIVITVFVLNVHHRSPRTHTMPAWVRRVFLDIVPRLLLMKRPSVVKDNCRRLIESMHKMASAPRFWPEPEGEPAATSGTQSRHPPSPSCVPLDVPAESGPACKSPSDQLPPLQPPEAEKASPHPSPGPYRPPHSTQAPALAKARSLSVQHMSSPGEAVEGGVRCRSRSIQYCVPRDNAAPEADVQAAGALASRKTHSAELPPPDQPSPRKCTCGKEPPSVSPSATLKARSTKAPPRHLPLSPALTRAVEGVQYIADHLKAEDADFSVKEDWKYVAMVIDRIFLWMFIIVCLLGTVGLFLPPWLAGMI; encoded by the exons ATGCTGTGTGTCCCAGGAGGTGTCGCTGGAAGACTAGCCCCATCCCTGTGCCACTCACGG AACTGCACCATGAAATTCGGCTCCTGGACCTACGACAAGGCCAAGATTGACCTGGTGAACATGCACAGCCGCGTGGACCAGCTGGACTTCTGGGAGAGTGGTGAGTGGGTCATCGTGGACGCCGTGGGCACCTACAACACCAGGAAGTACGAGTGCTGTGCTGAGATCTACCCAGACATCACCTACGCCTTCGTCATCCGGCGGCTGCCGCTCTTCTACACCATCAACCTCATCATTCCCTGCCTGCTCATCTCCTGCCTCACCGTGCTGGTCTTCTACCTGCCCTCCGAGTGTGGCGAGAAGATCACGCTGTGCATCTCCGTGCTGCTGTCGCTCACCGTCTTCCTGCTGCTCATCACCGAGATCATCCCGTCCACCTCACTGGTCATCCCGCTCATCGGCGAGTACCTGCTGTTCACCATGATCTTCGTCACCCTGTCCATCGTCATCACGGTCTTTGTGCTCAACGTACACCACCGCTCGCCGCGCACGCACACCATGCCCGCCTGGGTACGCAGGGTCTTCCTGGACATCGTGCCGCGCCTGCTCCTCATGAAGCGGCCGTCCGTGGTCAAGGACAATTGCCGGCGACTCATTGAGTCCATGCACAAGATGGCCAGTGCCCCGCGCTTCTGGCCCGAGCCGGAGGGGGAGCCCGCCGCCACAAGCGGCACCCAGAGCCGGCACCCGCCCTCGCCGTCCTGTGTCCCCCTGGATGTGCCGGCTGAGTCTGGGCCTGCCTGCAAGTCGCCCTCCGACCAGCTCCCCCCTCTGCAGCCCCCGGAAGCTGAGAAAGCCAGTCCCCACCCCTCGCCTGGACCCTACCGCCCACCCCACAGCACCCAGGCACCAGCGCTGGCCAAAGCCAGGTCCCTCAGCGTCCAGCACATGTCCAGCCCTGGAGAAGCGGTGGAAGGTGGTGTCCGGTGCCGGTCTCGGAGCATCCAGTACTGTGTTCCCCGAGACAATGCCGCCCCCGAGGCGGACGTCCAGGCTGCCGGCGCCCTGGCCTCTCGCAAGACCCACTCGGCTGAGCTCCCGCCCCCAGACCAGCCCTCTCCGCGCAAATGCACCTGCGGGAAGGAGCCCCCTTCCGTGTCCCCGAGCGCCACACTCAAGGCCCGCAGCACCAAAGCACCGCCCCGGCACCTGCCCCTGTCGCCGGCCCTGACCCGGGCGGTGGAGGGTGTCCAGTACATCGCGGACCACCTGAAGGCGGAAGACGCAGACTTCTCG GTGAAGGAGGACTGGAAGTACGTGGCCATGGTCATCGACCGCATCTTCCTCTGGATGTTCATCATCGTTTGCCTGCTGGGGACCGTGGGCCTCTTCCTGCCGCCCTGGCTGGCTGGCATGATCTAG
- the LOC105470495 gene encoding neuronal acetylcholine receptor subunit alpha-4 isoform X4, producing the protein MKFGSWTYDKAKIDLVNMHSRVDQLDFWESGEWVIVDAVGTYNTRKYECCAEIYPDITYAFVIRRLPLFYTINLIIPCLLISCLTVLVFYLPSECGEKITLCISVLLSLTVFLLLITEIIPSTSLVIPLIGEYLLFTMIFVTLSIVITVFVLNVHHRSPRTHTMPAWVRRVFLDIVPRLLLMKRPSVVKDNCRRLIESMHKMASAPRFWPEPEGEPAATSGTQSRHPPSPSCVPLDVPAESGPACKSPSDQLPPLQPPEAEKASPHPSPGPYRPPHSTQAPALAKARSLSVQHMSSPGEAVEGGVRCRSRSIQYCVPRDNAAPEADVQAAGALASRKTHSAELPPPDQPSPRKCTCGKEPPSVSPSATLKARSTKAPPRHLPLSPALTRAVEGVQYIADHLKAEDADFSVKEDWKYVAMVIDRIFLWMFIIVCLLGTVGLFLPPWLAGMI; encoded by the exons ATGAAATTCGGCTCCTGGACCTACGACAAGGCCAAGATTGACCTGGTGAACATGCACAGCCGCGTGGACCAGCTGGACTTCTGGGAGAGTGGTGAGTGGGTCATCGTGGACGCCGTGGGCACCTACAACACCAGGAAGTACGAGTGCTGTGCTGAGATCTACCCAGACATCACCTACGCCTTCGTCATCCGGCGGCTGCCGCTCTTCTACACCATCAACCTCATCATTCCCTGCCTGCTCATCTCCTGCCTCACCGTGCTGGTCTTCTACCTGCCCTCCGAGTGTGGCGAGAAGATCACGCTGTGCATCTCCGTGCTGCTGTCGCTCACCGTCTTCCTGCTGCTCATCACCGAGATCATCCCGTCCACCTCACTGGTCATCCCGCTCATCGGCGAGTACCTGCTGTTCACCATGATCTTCGTCACCCTGTCCATCGTCATCACGGTCTTTGTGCTCAACGTACACCACCGCTCGCCGCGCACGCACACCATGCCCGCCTGGGTACGCAGGGTCTTCCTGGACATCGTGCCGCGCCTGCTCCTCATGAAGCGGCCGTCCGTGGTCAAGGACAATTGCCGGCGACTCATTGAGTCCATGCACAAGATGGCCAGTGCCCCGCGCTTCTGGCCCGAGCCGGAGGGGGAGCCCGCCGCCACAAGCGGCACCCAGAGCCGGCACCCGCCCTCGCCGTCCTGTGTCCCCCTGGATGTGCCGGCTGAGTCTGGGCCTGCCTGCAAGTCGCCCTCCGACCAGCTCCCCCCTCTGCAGCCCCCGGAAGCTGAGAAAGCCAGTCCCCACCCCTCGCCTGGACCCTACCGCCCACCCCACAGCACCCAGGCACCAGCGCTGGCCAAAGCCAGGTCCCTCAGCGTCCAGCACATGTCCAGCCCTGGAGAAGCGGTGGAAGGTGGTGTCCGGTGCCGGTCTCGGAGCATCCAGTACTGTGTTCCCCGAGACAATGCCGCCCCCGAGGCGGACGTCCAGGCTGCCGGCGCCCTGGCCTCTCGCAAGACCCACTCGGCTGAGCTCCCGCCCCCAGACCAGCCCTCTCCGCGCAAATGCACCTGCGGGAAGGAGCCCCCTTCCGTGTCCCCGAGCGCCACACTCAAGGCCCGCAGCACCAAAGCACCGCCCCGGCACCTGCCCCTGTCGCCGGCCCTGACCCGGGCGGTGGAGGGTGTCCAGTACATCGCGGACCACCTGAAGGCGGAAGACGCAGACTTCTCG GTGAAGGAGGACTGGAAGTACGTGGCCATGGTCATCGACCGCATCTTCCTCTGGATGTTCATCATCGTTTGCCTGCTGGGGACCGTGGGCCTCTTCCTGCCGCCCTGGCTGGCTGGCATGATCTAG